One window of Phycisphaeraceae bacterium genomic DNA carries:
- a CDS encoding RtcB family protein produces the protein MPLDHPSSSGRIAWKQWGTDLESESIRQMQNACALPVAAAAALMPDAHVGYGLPIGGVLATRGAVIPYAVGVDIACRVKLSVVELPVKELETEHGRKRLTRAIEDETKFGVGGEFKKRRDHDVMDRDWTVSPVTTRLNDKAAAQLGTSGSGNHFVEFGVFTLNAETNGLAPGTYLALLSHSGSRGTGAGVCDHYSRLAMQTRTDLPKEQSRLAWLDLDSQEGREYWDAMNLMGHYASANHALIHKHVAKHLGAKVLADFENHHNFAWKETHDVGRGPEKLIVHRKGATPAAPGVFGFIPGSMAAPGFLVRGKGGAGSLDSSSHGAGRVMSRTKARQSFAWGNVKKELREKGVEVISAGLDEVPGVYKDIHAVMAAQSDLVEIVGKFDPKLVKMAPEGEKAED, from the coding sequence ATGCCCCTCGATCACCCATCCTCATCCGGCCGCATCGCCTGGAAACAGTGGGGCACCGACCTCGAATCGGAGTCGATCCGTCAGATGCAGAACGCGTGTGCGCTCCCGGTTGCCGCGGCGGCCGCGCTGATGCCCGATGCCCACGTCGGCTACGGATTGCCCATCGGGGGCGTGCTTGCGACGCGCGGCGCGGTGATTCCGTACGCGGTTGGCGTTGATATCGCGTGCCGCGTGAAATTGAGCGTGGTCGAGCTGCCCGTGAAAGAACTCGAAACCGAGCACGGGCGCAAGCGGCTGACCAGGGCGATCGAAGATGAAACAAAGTTCGGGGTCGGCGGCGAATTCAAAAAGCGGCGCGATCACGACGTCATGGATCGTGATTGGACCGTTTCACCGGTGACAACGCGGCTCAATGACAAAGCCGCGGCTCAGCTCGGCACCAGCGGGAGCGGGAATCACTTTGTCGAGTTCGGCGTCTTCACACTCAACGCCGAGACAAACGGCCTCGCGCCAGGCACGTATCTCGCGCTCCTCAGCCACTCCGGCTCGCGCGGCACCGGCGCGGGCGTGTGCGACCACTATTCCAGGCTCGCGATGCAAACACGCACCGATCTGCCGAAGGAGCAATCGCGGCTCGCCTGGCTCGATCTCGATTCCCAAGAGGGGCGCGAGTACTGGGACGCGATGAATTTGATGGGTCACTACGCGTCGGCGAATCACGCGCTGATCCACAAGCATGTCGCCAAGCACCTCGGGGCGAAGGTGCTTGCGGATTTCGAGAACCATCACAATTTCGCCTGGAAAGAAACGCACGATGTCGGGCGCGGGCCCGAAAAGTTGATCGTGCATCGCAAGGGCGCAACGCCCGCGGCACCGGGTGTGTTCGGATTTATCCCGGGTTCGATGGCGGCGCCCGGATTTCTCGTGCGGGGCAAGGGCGGCGCGGGGTCGCTCGATTCGTCGAGTCATGGCGCGGGGCGCGTGATGTCGAGGACGAAGGCGCGCCAGTCTTTCGCGTGGGGAAATGTCAAAAAAGAGTTGCGCGAAAAGGGTGTTGAAGTCATCAGCGCCGGGCTCGACGAAGTCCCGGGCGTTTACAAAGACATCCACGCCGTGATGGCGGCACAATCGGACCTTGTCGAAATCGTCGGGAAGTTCGACCCGAAACTGGTGAAGATGGCGCCGGAAGGCGAGAAAGCGGAAGACTGA